A genomic segment from Nicotiana tabacum cultivar K326 chromosome 9, ASM71507v2, whole genome shotgun sequence encodes:
- the LOC107789645 gene encoding uncharacterized protein LOC107789645, with translation MRFDPIQRDPNLWCKYHGTIGHQTGDCRHLHEEVATLLKNGHLREFLSDRAKNNYGRSHDNMEPSKVGEDPPRLTINMIFGGNEINGVIFSATKKTKVSVTHSKRLREVTEDDITFTEEDADGLLLPHNDALVISLNVLDFKIKHVLVDPGSLANIIQWRVFEQSNLTGSIIPAMKLLVGLNLASATTRGDILLPKNAEGVMKMTLSEVVDGDMGYNIILGRPWLHEMKVIPSIYHQLLKFPTPEGIKQIRGDQPAAREMNAISVSSSKGKEHAV, from the coding sequence ATGAGATTCGATCCCAtccaaagggatcctaatttgtggtgCAAATACCACGGGACAATCGGTCACCAGACTGGCGACTGTCGGCATCTGCACGAAGAGGTGGCAACATTGctgaaaaatggccatctcagGGAATTTTTGAGTGATCGAGCTAAAAACAATTACGGCCGCAGTCACGATAACATGGAGCCTTCAAAAGTAGGAGAGGATCCTCCACGTTTGACGATCAATATGATTTTTGgggggaacgagattaatggTGTGATATTTTCAGCGACAAAAAAGACAAAGGTATCAGTGACCCATAgcaagagactccgggaagtcaCCGAGGATGACATCACCTTCACAGAGGAGGACGCAGATGGACTCCTACTACCGCATAATGACGCCCTGGTAATCTCTCtaaatgtcttagattttaaaattaaacatgttcTGGTGGACCCTGGAAGTTTGGCCAATATTATCCAATGGAGAGTGTTCGAGCAATCTAATCTCACCGGAAGTATCATTCCGGCCATGAAACTTCTTGTCGGGTTAAATCTGGCAAGCGCGACAACCCGGGGAGATATCCTACTGCCCAAGAATGCCGAAGGGGTTATGAAGATGACCCTTTCCGAGGTAGTAGACGGCGATATGGGTTACAATATCATCCTGGGgagaccatggttgcacgagatgaaggtCATCCCATCAATATACCATCAGTTGCTAAAATTCCCAACTCCcgagggaattaaacaaataagaggtgaCCAACCAGCAGCAagagagatgaatgcaatctcagtctccagtagcaaagggaaggagcatgcAGTATAG